The following coding sequences lie in one Drosophila sulfurigaster albostrigata strain 15112-1811.04 chromosome 2R, ASM2355843v2, whole genome shotgun sequence genomic window:
- the LOC133837627 gene encoding uncharacterized protein LOC133837627, which produces MSNEDETREADGGDKDENAPPEPSWVAWVERNARPVKRCRPKVERQLTRWQKPGPMSKKDWRKFFEWALEKAMPKEVPMVEQPVPCTEKILPCARAKREMEMEELMEKMENLSKPLPRKVTPKHVYYREEFHYSPVIVWGQPAKHDKGRPFRGPFMPCCFVNKDIEDDYWAQLRFPVRPSALKARPTARILSLAKPHIMPPNPPHCPIPEKPVAALDEPPPKRKKFTPRGWRLHQIRLIYLSKPVSRPEFEYFYM; this is translated from the coding sequence ATGAGTAACGAGGACGAGACTCGCGAGGCTGATGGAGGTGACAAGGATGAGAACGCTCCTCCCGAACCATCGTGGGTGGCATGGGTCGAGCGCAATGCTCGTCCCGTGAAACGATGTCGTCCGAAAGTGGAACGCCAGTTGACACGCTGGCAGAAACCGGGACCCATGTCGAAGAAGGATTGGCGCAAGTTCTTTGAGTGGGCGCTGGAAAAAGCCATGCCCAAGGAAGTGCCCATGGTGGAACAACCTGTGCCCTGCACGGAAAAGATATTGCCATGTGCGCGAGCCAAGcgtgaaatggaaatggaagagTTAATGGAGAAAATGGAGAACCTATCGAAGCCGCTGCCACGCAAAGTGACCCCAAAACATGTTTACTATCGCGAAGAGTTTCACTACTCGCCGGTCATTGTGTGGGGACAGCCAGCGAAACACGACAAAGGACGACCCTTCCGAGGACCCTTTATGCCCTGCTGTTTTGTGAACAAGGATATCGAGGATGACTATTGGGCTCAGTTACGGTTTCCAGTGCGTCCATCAGCGTTAAAAGCACGTCCCACAGCACGCATTCTCAGCCTAGCCAAGCCGCATATAATGCCACCAAATCCTCCGCATTGTCCCATACCAGAGAAGCCTGTGGCGGCGTTGGATGAACCGCCACCGAAGCGCAAGAAGTTTACGCCACGCGGCTGGCGATTGCATCAAATACGACTGATCTATCTGTCGAAGCCAGTGTCTCGTCCCGAGTTTGAATATTTCTATATGTAA
- the LOC133837853 gene encoding uncharacterized protein LOC133837853 — MSSISNVQPSWLEWVNRNALPKQRYSPGPRMEPTRWQKAGPMSRQQWVNFYKWVETNGGVNYQRSIEKPKRRSRTYIPGVFFCVEPKEKERQEKKKRLQEKFDDLSVPRYKRDKFIAPPQKPFPFRPQIDYRRPQKKPERGRPWPMPIVPCCFQHEDVKAAFWANLRFPISRNALRAKPTQKIIELAQPRVYPPKPHCPIPIDWDNMPRKRTKMTLNQWRMHLSRLEYLARPNRRVLAELEICRCCRCKKRMLSQRTDSMYSNSMGY, encoded by the coding sequence ATGAGCTCGATCAGCAACGTACAGCCCAGTTGGCTAGAATGGGTTAATCGCAATGCGCTGCCAAAACAAAGATATTCGCCTGGTCCAAGAATGGAACCGACGCGTTGGCAAAAAGCTGGACCCATGAGCCGGCAGCAATGGGTTAATTTCTACAAATGGGTGGAGACAAATGGCGGTGTCAATTATCAGCGATCAATAGAGAAACCCAAACGAAGGTCTCGCACTTATATACCTGGTGTATTCTTTTGTGTGGAGCCCAAGGAAAAGGAGAGGCAAGAGAAGAAAAAGCGATTGCAAGAAAAGTTCGATGATCTGAGTGTTCCCCGCTATAAGCGCGATAAATTTATTGCACCACCCCAGAAACCGTTTCCATTTCGACCACAAATCGATTACCGGCGGCCACAAAAGAAACCGGAACGCGGTCGTCCTTGGCCGATGCCAATTGTGCCGTGTTGTTTTCAGCACGAGGATGTCAAGGCGGCCTTCTGGGCAAATTTACGTTTTCCCATCTCAAGAAATGCGCTGCGAGCGAAACCCACACAGAAAATCATTGAGTTGGCCCAACCGCGTGTCTATCCACCAAAGCCACATTGTCCCATCCCAATAGATTGGGATAATATGCCGCGTAAGCGGACAAAAATGACTTTAAATCAGTGGAGGATGCATTTGTCTAGACTCGAGTATTTAGCTAGGCCGAATCGACGTGTGCTGGCTGAACTGGAAATCTGTCGGTGCTGTAGATGCAAAAAACGAATGCTCAGCCAAAGAACGGATTCGATGTACAGCAATTCGATGGGTTACTGA